A segment of the Excalfactoria chinensis isolate bCotChi1 chromosome Z, bCotChi1.hap2, whole genome shotgun sequence genome:
TTCTTTCTGACAGTGTCTTATTGTAGACTAATCTAGAAACTGAGGTAAACAGTAAGTAAGTTATGATTTAAAACTGAGATCTGTATTTGTGAGCTTGCTATTAAGGTTTAGAATTTCAGACATACCTGGCACGTAtgagtttgtttctcctctttcattTGGGAAACATTATCCACATGGGCTTCATAGATAAAAGCATGgcttaaaagcaaaatcaaattttctttatgttgtttcctctcctcccctcccctttctttcctttctttttctgtatgtgtgtgcgTGCTTGtttgtgtgttattttctttaatttttgttaatACTAGCAGGGATAATGCAGGGAGGTGAAAGATGAATCTGTAGATACAGAAAACATACTATAGGTGATTCTTTTCTACTAAAAATGTGTTCACCTTAAAATTTCAAGGAATTTTGAGATTACTGATTGACATATGAGCCTGATTGCTGTTGGGAAAAGCCTAATTCTTCCTCTTATTTCAATGGGCTTTCTGTCTTAGTTTTTACTTTATCTCAGTTCCTTTCTAACTACTCTAACCTCTTATTTTTTGTAAATACCAACTTGAGAATTCAAATTCTTCTTCAACAGATTTAGAGCTTGTAAATAAATCTAGCACCGGGGCTTGTTTAACACAAATGTTTTGAAACAAGCTAGTTGGGTTGAGCTtctgattctgtttttttcccccttgatAGTCATGACAGAACAATGCAAGATATTGTTTACAAACTTGTGCCAGGCCTCCAAGAAGGTAAGTTGTAGTATGATCCTTTTATCAGACATAGTTTTGCACATACCTCTGTAAgagttacaaaacaaacaagcaagaaaaaccTACAACCAtataaaaaaatcccacagtTTCAAGTAACGACATAcagaaagggaagggggaagggagactgaggagaaataaaatatacagtGGAAAATGTGTTCTTTCATTAATTCTATTTATTGTGATTGATTTGGCTTCGTATCTGTACTACCAGTAATGTTatggagagggggaaaaaaaaaaaacaaacaaaaaaaaaaccaagatgGGATATTTAGTCAAAAAACAGTATTACCTAAACCACAACATTAGTTCAGCTTTTACATGTTGTCACAGTGCAGCTGTCatttggtgttggtttttttttttttctatataagCTGTGGACCTATTATGCCAAATTTCCCGAATTCCCAGAGGTAGAATATAATTCCAGGCTGTTTTTAGTTTCAGTGAGGTTTTCCTCTACTGAGCAAGTCCTTCCTCAGCAGTTCGTATTTTCATAATTCTCTTTGAGACTGGATCTGTTCAAATAAACAAGTACTTTACAGTAACTGCCCTGTGATGTTTTTGTCTTATTAACGTCACACCTTTCATTTAAATAGAATCTCTTAATTCACTTATgatgaaaaaatggaaaattatttcTAGCATATTGAAAATGAGAACAGTAAATGAAAATTCAAAAACAGTGGTTCAACTAAAATGTTGTGGGAGGGATTCAGAATAAGGCAAAGTACTTAAAATTGTCTCATTTTAATAAGAATATTATAATAGTAGCTATACAGATGACTTTGTAGTTTTGGCTTCAATTCAGGCATGTCTTGATGCAATAGCAAAGATAGAACATTAACTGGTGACAACATCACTACTTGTTGGCAGTTTTGTTCCACCTGCGAAGAGAGAGATTTGGAGTAACATCAGAAATATTGTATTAGAACTTCATTACAGGGGTTAATATTTACAATTTTTTAAACAGcggaaatgaaaaagcaaagggaatTTTATCACAAACTGGGCATGGAAGTTCCAGGAGACATCAAAGGGGAGACAtgttctgcaaagcagcatctgGATTCTCATCGGAAtggtaaatgtttttatttatttattctttcttgggTAGGATGCTGCTTATAACTATCTTAACAGGTCTGCCATTGGTGTATGTCCAGTAGGTTTTTAAGAATTACTTCATCACGCTGTGCAACATGGTGCATGTAGTCTGGTTTTGCCTCCTGTTTGTTCATGAAACCTTTGTTTTTAGCTTCTCCTTCACTCTTGATGAAGGTGATCTCCAGGGTAGTACCCACATGGGGACTCAGTGAAACTATGCAACTCCTGCAGTGCTAGCAGTTGAACTGTAtgcttgttctgctgttttacaTGTGGGTCTGTTAGCAGCTAGTGTTGCTAAACCAAATAATTACTGTCTAGGAAGTTATTCTGTATTGCACTCCTGAACTCTGCTGCTTGAATCACATTAACATGAGAATCTGCTGAAAAATGTTATCCCACATACCTACTTTCTTATCTAAGGTGAAactaaaacagatgaaaattcaaacaaagaaacttctgaggaaaaacaggaagaagatAATGACTACCACCGAAGTGATGAACAGGTAGGCTCAGAGAtcgtgttttatttttatctggtGTTCTAGCTTTAGGGCTTAGTTAtattaacaaagaaaagcaactgtctcatgctatttttgttttgctgttgttctctGCCAAAAACAAGATGCAGTGTTGCACTGTGTTTTCATGTAAGTATGAGTTAATCTTTGAGAGACAGCAGGAATGGATAatattttaaaggcttttttttgttaaaactTCGTATTTTTGACCTTTTACTGAGTTTCAAGCTGTTTGCTGGCTTTCAGCTTAATACAGATTCAGATTACACGGGTCCCTTTATGAATGGAAGTATCTTAATGTTATTCTGATACACTGTACTGAATGTGTATCAATAATTATGAATTAAacctttttctctttacttaatatttattttgttttagatcTCTAATACTTAGACAGTGAAAGTTCTATACCATAAAAATAGTAAGAACGCCAGAAGGTCAACCATCAAGTTGTAAATACAGTGCACATTTGAAAGTGAAATAGCTAGGATATTGCTAGGATATTCTAGCCATgccttttatatttttcttgtgtctCCAGTGTAAATTTAGCTTGCATTAATTTTCAATTATAAAACAAGAGAACTTCCAGAGGGATTGTACCTAATACTAGATCTTCTTAGCACATAAAGCGAATCATCACAGAGCTTAAACTAAATTACAATTTGATGGATGAGAAAAGTGAGAATTGGAGCATAGAAGCGGAATAAACTTTATTTTGATGCTTATCTCCTTAGAATTTTATAAGTATGTTAAATCATTTTTATCCACCCTTTTGAAAtttgcaattttcttttaaacttaaATTGAATTTCTCTGGAATTAGCAGTTACATTAAAAGCAAGGAGTTACAGTAGAAGCAATTGTTAAGaattgaaaacagttttcttattGTATTTCAGATTCTTATTAGATGTAGGGCCCTCATGAGCAGTTGTCAGCCTGTGAATATGCATTGACACATTCCTTTTTCATCATTGAGAAAAAAAgctcagagaagaatttttagTCAAGCATGGTTATCACTAAGTGACAAGTTcttaggaaatgttttctttaattggACTGCATGTATTTCAGTTTAAGGAATATTAGTATTTTTCACTTCACTATATTAATGTAAACATAATGTAAGCTTATGGACACATAATGAGGACTGCAGTAActtgctgcagccagccctgacTGCTTGCTTTTTCCTGAAGGTAAGCATCTGCTTGGAATGCAATAGCAGCAAACTGCGTGGATTAAAACGAAAATGGATTCGCTGTTCAGCACAAGCAACAGTCCTGCATCTAAAGAAGTTCATTGCCAAAAAACTaaacctttcttcttttaatgagGTAATATTTTAATCTTCAAATAGAATTCTGTGTATAAAAAGTCCTATGAAAAAGTGTGGGATCATTCTTTTTCAAGGCAACatcttattttactttctgaGAGCAGCAACAATCACAGCGTCTTAAATTGTATTTCTGTATAGCCATTTTTGTAAGCTAAGGAGGTGAACTTAAACAAGTCTTTTTTCTACAAATACGTTTTTTCACATTCAGTTTAGAAGTTATGGTCTTATTTCCTGTAGATTTCCCATAATCTCCTTATCCTAGGTGTTACAATTAAAAtgtacttctttttctctcttggaTTTATAAAGATTTTGCCTATTAGTTTGCAGTGCATCTTTTCATATCTATACTTGCACCAAATGGCTTTGTTATGAGCTTCTACATGCGCTGTAACAGACTTTTCAAGGAGCTTTGTTTCATACATTATATCCAGGTACATATATGGCTGTTTCATATGCATGGTCCTTGGCAGAGGTTTCACATTCACTGCAGGGAACAGCCAGTAACAAATAGCTAAGCACTACTGATGCTGACCATCAGGGAAAGCAGCATGAAtattttgctcttctctgtgctgtcagTGAAGTTGCTGCCTACCACAAGCAAAGTGCTTTGCCCATGCTTTCCAAGGGAATACTTGGAATGATGTGAAGAACTTACAGTGAACTGTACCATAAGAAAGGcaattctttccatttcagattCCAAATTAACATTTAAGGCAAACATGTAATGCAGCTTCTGTTTACCACTTCTCTCACTTTACCATTTGCTCACAGTCTCCTTTCATCTCAATCATTTGCTTTCCAGTCTGGAGTGTCAGCACCTTTCTACTCAAATTGTTCAGCAGTTGGTTTGTATCtatattgtttttgctttctagaTTCTCTAAT
Coding sequences within it:
- the PCGF3 gene encoding polycomb group RING finger protein 3, which gives rise to MLTRKIKLWDINAHITCRLCNGYLIDATTVTECLHTFCRSCLVKYLEENNTCPTCRIVIHQSHPLQYIGHDRTMQDIVYKLVPGLQEAEMKKQREFYHKLGMEVPGDIKGETCSAKQHLDSHRNGETKTDENSNKETSEEKQEEDNDYHRSDEQVSICLECNSSKLRGLKRKWIRCSAQATVLHLKKFIAKKLNLSSFNELDILCNEEILGKDHTLKFVVVTRWRFKKAPLLLHYRPKMDLL